The following are from one region of the Pseudodesulfovibrio piezophilus C1TLV30 genome:
- the mqnB gene encoding futalosine hydrolase, with the protein MIIVATATAKEMKAALGFAQAPAVEQGEALEFSLGDHSLLLAVTGVGLVNSALAIGRFLGRPGVTGVVNLGIAGAYDLEEFPMCSVTYAWQETWPEYGVLDQDGRVDPKALGFAQGHIDGEPVWNRVKLVPVNDAEAMGVRLGEKWGRAAALSVNSVTSMADRAGWLKTAYNSDIENMEGFSLAFAAKQKGMPFLEVRTISNLVGSRDVEDWDLKGAFGALGKCAQYLFTGK; encoded by the coding sequence ATGATTATCGTCGCCACTGCCACGGCCAAGGAAATGAAGGCTGCTCTGGGTTTTGCCCAGGCTCCTGCCGTGGAACAGGGAGAAGCGTTGGAGTTTTCCCTTGGCGACCATTCTCTGCTTCTGGCTGTTACCGGAGTCGGGTTGGTCAATTCCGCTCTGGCCATCGGTCGTTTCCTCGGTCGCCCCGGAGTTACCGGAGTCGTCAATCTCGGTATTGCCGGGGCCTATGATCTGGAAGAGTTCCCCATGTGCAGCGTAACCTATGCATGGCAGGAAACATGGCCGGAGTATGGCGTGCTGGATCAGGATGGCCGGGTCGATCCCAAGGCTCTTGGTTTTGCCCAGGGACATATAGACGGAGAACCTGTCTGGAATCGGGTCAAGCTGGTGCCTGTCAATGATGCGGAAGCCATGGGGGTGCGACTTGGCGAAAAATGGGGGAGGGCTGCGGCTCTCTCGGTCAATTCGGTGACAAGTATGGCCGATCGGGCGGGATGGCTCAAAACTGCATACAACTCGGATATAGAGAATATGGAAGGGTTTTCCCTGGCTTTTGCGGCCAAGCAAAAAGGGATGCCATTTTTGGAAGTGCGGACCATATCGAATCTGGTGGGATCGAGGGACGTCGAGGACTGGGACCTCAAGGGGGCCTTTGGCGCGCTGGGGAAGTGCGCTCAATATCTTTTTACGGGGAAGTAG
- a CDS encoding polyprenyl synthetase family protein has product MNELLRYFQRELPAINEFLDTEANQLNGLVKDVAKHIIGSGGKRIRPILTLLFARAQGYTGTDYHAIACSLELLHSATLLHDDFLDDAELRRGKAASHLVFGRTETILAGDALLALANEMGARYGKARLSWLLARGIMETAVGEIEEIEFSKNPSLDRDRYMEIIIGKTAKLIECACRCGAALAGATSEQEDAAGAFGLNLGIAFQLVDDALDYASPTSETGKPEGGDLKEGKVTLPLILLMEEDATLDRESLLRGLKEGSLSESECHTILTRVREGRFSEKTRDEAAAYVEKAKACLDGLAPGEPVVVLKQAADFVLTRTK; this is encoded by the coding sequence ATGAACGAATTACTTCGCTATTTTCAGCGGGAACTTCCCGCGATCAATGAATTTCTCGACACCGAGGCCAACCAGCTTAACGGACTGGTCAAGGATGTCGCCAAGCATATCATCGGATCGGGCGGCAAACGCATTCGCCCTATCCTGACGCTGCTTTTCGCCCGGGCACAGGGTTATACCGGCACGGATTATCACGCCATAGCCTGCTCGCTGGAATTATTGCATTCCGCGACGCTGCTCCATGACGATTTTCTTGACGACGCGGAATTGCGACGCGGCAAGGCTGCCTCGCATCTTGTCTTTGGTCGGACAGAGACGATCCTGGCCGGTGACGCCTTGCTGGCACTCGCCAACGAGATGGGAGCCCGCTATGGCAAGGCCCGCCTTTCATGGCTGCTGGCCCGTGGCATCATGGAGACGGCAGTGGGCGAGATCGAGGAGATTGAATTTTCCAAGAATCCGTCTCTGGATCGAGACAGGTATATGGAGATAATCATCGGCAAGACTGCCAAGCTTATCGAGTGTGCCTGCCGCTGTGGTGCGGCCTTGGCCGGAGCAACTTCGGAGCAGGAAGACGCTGCCGGCGCCTTCGGTCTCAATCTCGGCATCGCTTTCCAGTTGGTGGACGATGCGCTTGATTATGCCTCCCCGACTTCGGAGACAGGCAAGCCCGAAGGTGGCGATCTCAAGGAAGGGAAAGTAACCCTGCCCCTGATCCTGCTCATGGAAGAGGACGCGACCCTGGATCGTGAGTCCCTGCTCCGAGGATTGAAGGAAGGGTCTCTGTCCGAAAGTGAATGTCACACCATTTTGACTCGTGTCCGAGAAGGGCGATTCTCTGAAAAGACCCGCGACGAGGCCGCTGCCTATGTCGAGAAGGCCAAGGCCTGTCTGGATGGACTGGCTCCGGGCGAACCGGTCGTCGTGCTTAAACAGGCTGCGGATTTCGTACTGACCAGAACCAAATAA
- a CDS encoding ubiquinone/menaquinone biosynthesis methyltransferase, protein MTRSEVRSATGATTHDEHGKRVSDMFGRIAGWYDFLNHALSGCQDIYWRYRLAKAARPAPGETVLDLAAGTMDVSVELLRQYPQSSIAALDFSLPMLENGKAKKLKDGREKKIFPVQADGRALPLPDNCMGAATIAFGIRNILPREDAYSEFFRVLKPGARLCILEFGTGSKRVWKGFYNFYLDKLLPFIGDRISGDPGAYRYLAESIKTFPDERSLAEEMMQAGFARVYHVPMMSGIVYLHVGEKPGQVSSAAEDAFGSEQRTLEKKKAAGSAAKKSAGKGAKKRSRTAGK, encoded by the coding sequence ATGACCAGGTCTGAAGTCCGGTCCGCAACGGGGGCCACGACACATGATGAGCACGGGAAACGTGTGTCCGATATGTTTGGCCGTATCGCCGGGTGGTATGATTTTCTTAACCATGCTCTGTCCGGGTGTCAGGATATCTACTGGCGTTACCGGCTGGCCAAAGCAGCCCGTCCGGCTCCGGGAGAGACTGTGCTGGACCTGGCCGCCGGAACCATGGATGTTTCCGTCGAATTGCTGAGACAATACCCGCAGAGTTCGATTGCGGCCCTTGATTTTTCCCTGCCCATGCTGGAAAACGGCAAGGCAAAAAAACTCAAGGACGGCCGTGAAAAAAAGATTTTCCCGGTTCAGGCCGACGGGCGCGCACTCCCCTTGCCGGACAACTGCATGGGCGCAGCAACCATTGCCTTTGGCATCCGTAATATTCTGCCCCGCGAGGACGCGTACAGTGAGTTTTTCCGGGTGCTCAAGCCCGGTGCCCGATTATGCATTCTGGAGTTCGGTACCGGGAGCAAGCGGGTCTGGAAGGGCTTTTACAATTTTTATCTCGATAAATTGTTACCGTTTATCGGTGATCGTATTTCCGGCGATCCCGGAGCCTATCGATATCTTGCCGAAAGTATCAAGACGTTCCCTGACGAGCGTTCTCTGGCAGAAGAAATGATGCAAGCCGGATTTGCACGGGTTTATCACGTCCCCATGATGTCGGGTATTGTTTATCTGCACGTTGGGGAAAAGCCGGGACAGGTGTCATCGGCTGCCGAAGATGCCTTCGGGAGTGAACAAAGAACTCTTGAAAAGAAGAAAGCAGCAGGAAGCGCGGCAAAGAAGAGCGCTGGAAAAGGTGCGAAAAAAAGAAGTCGGACCGCAGGAAAGTGA
- a CDS encoding CreA family protein, protein MQSLDFFSTKRRSPFGHIFRVFFLALLLCTLSPSPVASEVIGTVDTVFHMFSRDDDIVVEAFDDPDIPGVTCYLSRARKGGVKGMIGLAEDPSDASIECVRTGPIEVPQSVLSGKKDGERVFKKATSLVFKSMQVIRFYDKKRDVLIYMVYSDRVVEGSPKNSVTVVKVQ, encoded by the coding sequence ATGCAATCTCTAGATTTTTTCTCAACAAAGCGGCGTTCGCCTTTCGGCCATATTTTCCGCGTGTTCTTTCTCGCACTCCTTCTGTGCACTCTCTCCCCCTCTCCTGTTGCTTCCGAAGTCATAGGGACTGTCGATACTGTCTTTCACATGTTTTCCCGCGATGACGACATCGTGGTGGAAGCCTTTGATGATCCCGACATACCGGGTGTGACCTGCTACTTGAGCCGCGCTCGCAAAGGGGGTGTCAAAGGAATGATCGGTCTGGCCGAAGACCCGTCGGATGCATCCATCGAATGTGTTCGCACCGGGCCTATCGAAGTCCCTCAATCCGTCTTGTCCGGCAAGAAAGATGGTGAAAGAGTCTTCAAGAAGGCGACCTCACTGGTCTTCAAGTCCATGCAGGTCATTCGTTTCTATGACAAGAAGCGCGATGTTCTCATCTACATGGTTTACAGCGACAGAGTGGTTGAAGGGTCACCCAAAAACAGCGTGACTGTCGTCAAGGTTCAATAA
- a CDS encoding methyl-accepting chemotaxis protein, producing MKFIRQSLGVKVILLSSLLTIVAFTGLFIYNSYTTYSLTLHEVKAASVREADMLYMAIEDPMAVGDNEGTAQKFTEMAERYGNIHAYLTDYSGEITYSTKKGVVRKSIFDVRGENGLPDLVKRGIKENIAEGELMKIDGRLQFAEVKSIANQKSCHHCHGRTRKILGTMVMTVDVNPQFASLKNSQIKAAAISVLGVVALLAALILFMRKSVVNRITSIAATTEEVSKGNLNARFTVEGADELGSLSRYLGEMVEQIKDQLQYNKSVLDGIVVPLFVTDSEERLQFINPPLRTILGLTEDEVKGRPVSSIFECDPGDDTCDAAHVIASGIPISGNFNYRRADGTTFPLHFEASPLEDAEGDTVGAICVLIDLTREEEDKKNIEAQRQNLLVVANEVTEVADKLNKASDALMEQMDRLAKGVDTTADQTSQVATAMEEMNATVLEVAKNASETADASNKANTVAADGGIVVNKTVAEINSVAEITEHLAEALGSLSSRAENIGKVMAVINDIADQTNLLALNAAIEAARAGEAGRGFAVVADEVRKLAEKTMDATKEVEGAILLIQQSTTDVVKEMDTAKKSVVNTSSMAQEAGGVLEKIVLHSDSIADMVRGIATAAEQQSATSDEINNSVTHINNLSQDVLRGIKESNDGIREVSEMAGHLSELVAKFRN from the coding sequence ATGAAATTCATCAGACAGTCCCTCGGAGTCAAGGTCATCCTGCTCTCTTCGCTGCTGACCATTGTCGCGTTCACCGGACTCTTCATATACAATTCCTATACGACCTATTCCCTGACACTGCATGAGGTGAAAGCCGCCTCGGTGCGCGAAGCGGATATGCTCTATATGGCTATCGAAGACCCTATGGCTGTGGGGGATAATGAAGGAACCGCGCAAAAATTTACCGAAATGGCTGAGCGCTATGGAAATATCCACGCTTATCTCACTGATTATAGCGGAGAGATAACCTATTCCACCAAAAAAGGCGTGGTTCGAAAATCCATCTTTGATGTTCGTGGTGAGAACGGTTTGCCAGATCTCGTCAAGCGGGGAATCAAGGAGAATATTGCTGAAGGCGAACTCATGAAGATCGACGGCAGATTGCAGTTTGCCGAAGTCAAAAGTATTGCCAATCAGAAGTCATGTCACCACTGTCATGGCCGGACGCGGAAAATCCTGGGCACCATGGTCATGACCGTGGATGTCAATCCGCAGTTTGCCAGTCTCAAAAACAGTCAGATAAAAGCCGCCGCCATTTCCGTGCTTGGAGTTGTGGCGCTGCTGGCCGCACTGATTCTTTTCATGCGCAAGTCCGTCGTCAATCGGATTACCAGCATTGCCGCAACCACCGAAGAAGTGAGCAAAGGAAACCTGAATGCCCGTTTCACGGTAGAAGGGGCGGATGAACTCGGTTCCCTTTCTCGATATCTCGGTGAAATGGTCGAGCAGATTAAGGATCAACTTCAGTACAATAAAAGTGTTCTCGACGGGATTGTTGTGCCGCTTTTTGTGACTGACTCCGAAGAAAGGCTGCAATTCATCAATCCGCCACTCAGAACGATTCTGGGATTAACTGAAGATGAGGTCAAAGGACGTCCTGTCTCATCCATTTTTGAATGTGACCCAGGAGATGATACCTGTGATGCGGCCCATGTCATTGCGAGCGGTATCCCCATTTCCGGTAATTTCAACTATCGCCGTGCGGATGGGACCACGTTCCCGCTGCATTTCGAGGCCTCGCCTCTTGAAGACGCCGAAGGGGATACGGTTGGGGCCATTTGTGTGCTGATCGACCTCACTCGTGAGGAAGAGGATAAAAAGAATATTGAAGCGCAACGGCAGAATCTTCTGGTCGTGGCCAATGAAGTGACAGAGGTTGCCGACAAATTGAATAAGGCATCGGATGCCTTGATGGAACAGATGGACAGGTTGGCAAAAGGGGTAGATACCACTGCCGATCAGACGAGTCAGGTCGCAACGGCCATGGAAGAAATGAACGCAACTGTTCTCGAAGTCGCCAAAAATGCTTCAGAGACAGCGGATGCCTCGAACAAGGCAAATACCGTTGCGGCAGATGGTGGCATTGTGGTCAACAAGACCGTGGCCGAGATCAATTCGGTGGCTGAGATAACGGAACATCTGGCAGAGGCTCTCGGATCGTTGTCCAGTCGTGCCGAAAATATTGGCAAGGTCATGGCGGTCATCAATGATATTGCTGATCAGACCAATCTGCTGGCGCTTAATGCCGCCATCGAAGCAGCACGAGCTGGGGAAGCCGGGCGCGGGTTTGCAGTTGTGGCGGATGAGGTTCGCAAGCTCGCCGAAAAGACCATGGATGCCACCAAGGAAGTGGAAGGAGCCATTCTGCTTATTCAGCAATCCACCACGGATGTCGTCAAGGAAATGGATACGGCGAAAAAGAGTGTCGTTAATACCTCGTCCATGGCGCAAGAAGCGGGTGGTGTCCTGGAAAAGATCGTTTTGCATTCCGACTCCATCGCAGATATGGTCCGCGGTATTGCCACGGCAGCGGAGCAACAATCCGCTACTTCAGATGAGATCAACAACAGCGTCACGCATATCAATAATTTGTCACAGGATGTCCTGCGGGGGATCAAGGAATCCAACGACGGTATTCGTGAAGTCTCGGAAATGGCGGGCCATCTTAGTGAATTGGTGGCCAAGTTCCGAAATTGA
- a CDS encoding DUF2065 domain-containing protein — protein sequence MNIDWSLLIIAVGLALVFEGIPYFLFAERMPLVLLKLAEQPPKFLRFIGLAAMILGLLVISLGRSLTL from the coding sequence ATGAACATTGACTGGTCGCTCCTCATCATCGCTGTCGGGCTTGCCCTCGTCTTCGAGGGGATTCCCTATTTTCTGTTCGCCGAGCGTATGCCGCTCGTCCTGCTCAAACTGGCGGAACAACCGCCCAAATTCCTTCGCTTCATAGGACTTGCCGCCATGATACTTGGCCTGCTCGTCATTTCTCTGGGCCGCTCCCTGACTCTCTAA
- a CDS encoding nucleotide sugar dehydrogenase, which yields MNMIHFDQLKKKEDAIAVVGLGYVGLPLAVALGRHFKVVGVDVSQKRVDELNSRIDRTGEVDFETVGEDVDLVFSADLADLEKTRFVIVAVPTPIDEYHSPDLRPVLGASGSVGKHLQPGSVVVYESTVFPGLTEEMCVPILEKESGLKNGEEFWVGYSPERINPGDKVHRLETIVKVVSGQDQASGKLLEDVYGTIIEAGTHLAADIRTAEAAKVIENTQRDLNIALMNELAIIFDRMGIDTLDVLEASGTKWNFLPFRPGLVGGHCIGVDPYYLTFKAEAEGFHPHVILAGREINDGMGKFIAESTVKLMIKNDCKIKGARVGVLGVTFKENVPDLRNTRVVDILEELDDYGADTLVHDAMADHEEAREELGIDLCSLEEMRDLDALILAVPHDEYKSISVAALKQWFSTPETALIIDVKCFFDRAELETENVAYWRL from the coding sequence ATGAACATGATTCACTTTGATCAGCTCAAGAAAAAGGAAGACGCCATCGCGGTCGTTGGTCTCGGTTATGTGGGGCTGCCCTTGGCCGTGGCTTTGGGCCGTCATTTCAAGGTTGTCGGTGTGGATGTATCGCAAAAACGTGTGGACGAACTCAATTCCCGCATCGATCGCACCGGGGAAGTGGATTTCGAGACAGTGGGAGAGGATGTCGATCTGGTTTTCAGTGCCGATCTTGCCGATCTCGAGAAGACCCGTTTCGTGATCGTGGCCGTGCCGACTCCCATCGATGAATACCATTCGCCGGATCTGCGGCCCGTGCTGGGTGCCAGCGGTTCCGTCGGCAAGCATCTTCAGCCCGGTTCTGTCGTTGTCTATGAATCCACGGTTTTTCCGGGGCTGACAGAAGAGATGTGTGTCCCGATTCTCGAAAAGGAATCCGGCCTGAAGAATGGGGAAGAGTTCTGGGTGGGGTATTCGCCGGAACGGATCAACCCCGGTGACAAGGTGCACAGGTTGGAAACAATCGTCAAAGTGGTTTCCGGGCAGGATCAAGCCTCCGGCAAGCTGTTGGAAGACGTTTACGGCACTATTATCGAGGCCGGAACGCATCTGGCTGCGGATATCAGAACAGCCGAAGCTGCCAAGGTCATCGAGAATACCCAGCGTGATCTGAATATTGCCCTGATGAACGAACTGGCTATCATCTTCGACCGTATGGGGATTGATACTCTGGACGTGCTTGAAGCCTCCGGAACAAAGTGGAATTTCCTTCCCTTCCGGCCCGGTCTGGTGGGCGGCCACTGCATTGGCGTTGACCCGTATTATCTGACCTTCAAAGCCGAGGCCGAGGGCTTTCATCCCCATGTCATTCTGGCCGGACGCGAGATCAACGACGGCATGGGCAAGTTTATTGCCGAGTCAACGGTCAAGCTGATGATCAAGAACGATTGTAAAATCAAGGGTGCCCGTGTCGGAGTGCTCGGGGTGACCTTTAAGGAAAATGTTCCGGATCTGCGCAATACACGGGTTGTGGATATTTTGGAAGAGCTTGACGATTATGGTGCGGACACCTTGGTGCATGATGCCATGGCCGATCATGAGGAAGCTCGGGAGGAATTGGGGATTGATCTCTGCTCCTTGGAGGAAATGCGAGATCTGGATGCCTTGATCCTCGCAGTGCCGCATGATGAGTACAAGAGTATTTCCGTCGCTGCCTTGAAACAATGGTTCTCCACCCCGGAGACAGCGCTGATCATTGATGTGAAATGTTTTTTCGATCGTGCGGAACTTGAAACCGAAAATGTCGCCTACTGGCGTCTCTAG
- a CDS encoding AIR synthase-related protein, whose product MLCRVIVGLKEGVRDVVGEKFARKIKSELDVQVRDVRIASVFTLEGLTQEQVDLAIERAALHDPVLHEVALAPLARDFDWILEVGFRPGVTDNEGRTARETLGVTLGLSKQDMESVKVYTSKQYIITADMDEAGIQHVAKDLLANELIQRYEYKSAATWAEAPGFEAKAARVTGQASDEVAIIPLSTMSDDEMMAFSRANTLALSLKELHIIRDYYADPAVQKERAAMGLDVNPTDAEIEVLAQTWSEHCKHKIFSARITYENKENGTISEFSSLYKTFIQGSTKQIRQRNAETRDGGDYCLSVFKDNAGVIAFSETLNVCVKMETHNSPSALDPYGGALTGIVGVNRDPMGTGIGANLLCNTDVFCFASPFHEGELPPRLLHPRRVFEGVREGVEHGGNKSGIPTVNGSIVFDERYLGKPLVYCGTIGTMPVEVAGRPSHEKCALPGDYIVMSGGRIGADGIHGATFSSEELHEGSPATAVQIGDPITQRKMYDFLMRARDRGLYNAITDNGAGGLSSSVGEMAEDSGGFLMDLAKAPLKYDGLKPWEILISEAQERMTMAVPPEKLDAFMALSDEMDVESTVLGNFNESGKYHVTYGEKVVTCLDMEFLHNGVPQMELAAVWERPVITDESIPAPLDQNGLLKDMLGRLNICSKEYVVRQYDHEVQGRSAVKPMVGIKADGPSDAGVVRPELGSERGLVVSHGICPEYSDIDTYWMMANAIDEAIRNAVAVGGDVDYMAGCDNFCWCDPVQSESTPDGQYKLAQLVRANQALAHYCLGFGVPCVSGKDSMKNDYKGGGQKISIPPTVLFSVIGVIPDVNKCLTSDFKKTGDLVYVLGMTKPEFGGSEISQQLDFSDSRVPQVDLVSAKTRYQSMFTASQAGLISACHDCSDGGFGVALAEMCIGGRLGADVDLAMLPVTGELDATGRLYAESASRLVVSVPADKRQAFESVFSGQIMACVGSVTESKRLVVRNGDTDILDITVSDLASSFKATLDW is encoded by the coding sequence ATGCTATGTCGTGTCATCGTCGGTCTGAAAGAGGGTGTCCGTGATGTGGTGGGTGAAAAGTTCGCCCGCAAGATCAAGAGTGAACTCGATGTGCAGGTGCGTGATGTTCGCATCGCCAGTGTTTTTACTTTGGAGGGATTGACACAGGAGCAGGTGGACCTGGCTATCGAACGTGCAGCCCTGCATGATCCGGTCTTGCATGAAGTGGCCCTTGCACCTCTGGCCCGTGATTTCGACTGGATTCTCGAAGTCGGATTTCGCCCCGGTGTCACGGACAACGAAGGGCGGACCGCTCGCGAAACCCTTGGGGTGACACTCGGATTATCCAAGCAGGACATGGAATCCGTGAAGGTCTACACCTCCAAGCAATATATCATCACTGCCGATATGGATGAAGCCGGTATTCAACATGTGGCCAAGGATTTGTTGGCCAATGAGTTGATCCAGCGTTACGAGTACAAATCGGCCGCGACCTGGGCTGAGGCTCCCGGTTTTGAGGCCAAGGCGGCGCGAGTGACCGGCCAGGCCAGTGATGAAGTGGCGATCATCCCGCTTTCCACCATGAGTGATGACGAGATGATGGCTTTTTCCCGTGCTAACACCCTGGCCCTTTCGCTCAAAGAACTGCATATCATCCGGGATTATTATGCCGATCCGGCGGTGCAGAAGGAACGGGCAGCCATGGGGCTGGATGTGAATCCGACAGATGCGGAGATCGAAGTGTTGGCTCAGACATGGTCGGAACACTGCAAACACAAGATTTTTAGTGCCAGGATCACGTATGAGAATAAGGAAAACGGTACGATCTCGGAGTTTTCCAGCCTTTACAAGACCTTTATTCAAGGATCAACCAAACAGATTCGTCAGCGCAATGCCGAGACCAGAGACGGCGGTGATTATTGTCTGTCCGTTTTCAAGGACAATGCCGGGGTCATCGCTTTTTCCGAGACGCTCAATGTTTGTGTCAAGATGGAGACGCATAATTCACCGTCCGCCCTTGATCCTTACGGCGGAGCGCTGACCGGTATTGTGGGCGTCAATCGTGACCCCATGGGCACCGGGATCGGCGCAAACCTTTTGTGTAATACCGATGTCTTTTGTTTTGCTTCTCCTTTCCACGAAGGGGAGTTGCCTCCGAGACTGCTGCATCCTCGTCGCGTCTTCGAGGGAGTGCGTGAGGGTGTCGAACATGGAGGCAATAAATCCGGTATTCCCACGGTGAACGGGTCCATTGTTTTTGATGAGCGTTATCTTGGCAAACCACTGGTCTACTGCGGCACCATCGGCACCATGCCAGTGGAGGTCGCCGGACGTCCTTCGCATGAAAAATGCGCACTTCCCGGTGATTACATTGTCATGTCAGGCGGTCGTATCGGTGCCGACGGCATCCATGGTGCAACGTTCTCTTCCGAAGAACTGCACGAGGGCAGCCCTGCCACGGCGGTTCAGATTGGAGATCCCATTACCCAGCGCAAAATGTATGATTTTCTGATGCGCGCCCGTGATCGCGGATTATACAACGCCATCACCGATAATGGTGCTGGAGGCCTGTCCTCTTCTGTCGGGGAAATGGCTGAGGATTCCGGCGGATTCCTGATGGATTTGGCTAAGGCTCCGTTGAAGTATGACGGTTTGAAGCCGTGGGAAATTCTTATTTCCGAAGCACAGGAACGGATGACCATGGCTGTGCCGCCTGAGAAGCTGGATGCCTTCATGGCTTTGTCTGACGAGATGGATGTGGAATCCACGGTCCTTGGCAATTTTAACGAATCGGGCAAGTACCATGTCACCTATGGGGAGAAGGTCGTCACCTGCCTTGATATGGAATTCCTGCACAACGGTGTCCCGCAGATGGAGCTGGCTGCTGTCTGGGAACGTCCGGTTATCACGGATGAATCCATTCCGGCCCCCTTGGATCAGAATGGTCTGCTCAAGGATATGCTCGGTCGTCTGAATATTTGCTCCAAGGAATATGTCGTTCGTCAGTACGACCATGAAGTTCAGGGACGCAGCGCCGTCAAACCCATGGTCGGCATCAAGGCGGACGGCCCTTCCGATGCTGGTGTGGTCCGGCCGGAATTGGGCAGTGAACGTGGTCTTGTTGTCTCCCACGGTATTTGTCCTGAGTATTCTGATATCGATACTTATTGGATGATGGCCAATGCCATTGACGAGGCGATTCGTAATGCCGTGGCTGTTGGCGGCGATGTCGATTATATGGCCGGGTGTGATAATTTCTGCTGGTGCGACCCGGTCCAGTCCGAGTCTACCCCGGATGGACAGTACAAGCTCGCCCAGTTGGTTCGCGCAAATCAGGCTCTGGCCCATTATTGCCTTGGGTTCGGTGTGCCATGCGTTTCGGGCAAGGATTCCATGAAAAACGATTACAAGGGTGGTGGGCAGAAGATTTCCATTCCGCCGACCGTCCTTTTTTCAGTCATCGGAGTCATTCCTGACGTGAACAAGTGCCTGACCTCCGACTTCAAGAAAACTGGTGATCTTGTCTATGTGCTCGGTATGACCAAGCCGGAATTCGGTGGCAGTGAAATCAGTCAGCAGCTCGATTTTTCAGATAGTCGAGTGCCTCAGGTGGACCTTGTGTCGGCCAAGACGCGGTATCAGAGTATGTTTACAGCCAGTCAGGCCGGGCTCATCTCTGCCTGTCATGATTGTTCCGATGGCGGCTTTGGCGTGGCTCTTGCCGAAATGTGTATTGGTGGCCGCCTTGGAGCTGATGTTGATCTCGCCATGCTTCCTGTCACAGGAGAATTGGATGCGACTGGGAGACTGTATGCCGAATCCGCCAGTCGCTTGGTCGTTTCGGTCCCGGCGGACAAGCGGCAGGCTTTTGAGTCTGTTTTTTCCGGACAAATAATGGCATGCGTTGGTTCGGTAACAGAGAGCAAACGGTTGGTTGTCAGGAACGGAGATACCGATATCCTTGATATCACTGTCTCTGATCTGGCCAGTTCCTTCAAGGCAACCCTTGACTGGTAA
- a CDS encoding cytochrome c family protein, whose product MVAFFVAVGMTSQGRTNSGQYVGSEACAECHEKEYNNYKKYSKKAHSGESVKMMAGDLTRQELEECFECHMTGFGKPGGFVGFTETPQMAEAGCETCHGPGYDHIEAGGDPELIKAKLELADCERCHNPERVAAFDFKPLLFGGAH is encoded by the coding sequence ATGGTGGCCTTTTTTGTTGCCGTGGGTATGACGTCCCAGGGGAGGACGAATTCGGGGCAGTACGTCGGTTCCGAAGCGTGCGCTGAATGTCATGAAAAAGAGTACAACAATTACAAGAAGTACTCCAAGAAAGCACATTCTGGTGAATCTGTAAAAATGATGGCTGGGGATTTGACCCGCCAGGAATTGGAAGAATGTTTTGAATGTCACATGACCGGTTTCGGCAAGCCAGGTGGATTTGTAGGTTTTACCGAAACGCCGCAAATGGCCGAAGCGGGGTGTGAGACATGCCATGGACCAGGCTATGACCATATTGAGGCAGGTGGAGACCCCGAATTGATTAAGGCGAAATTGGAACTCGCCGACTGTGAACGGTGTCACAACCCGGAACGGGTTGCCGCGTTTGACTTCAAGCCGCTGCTTTTCGGCGGGGCGCACTAG